A genome region from Sceloporus undulatus isolate JIND9_A2432 ecotype Alabama chromosome 1, SceUnd_v1.1, whole genome shotgun sequence includes the following:
- the G2E3 gene encoding G2/M phase-specific E3 ubiquitin-protein ligase, translating into MSDNITICLQNLTCEFCQRTDDCPDKYGEKRTYEDYNLTVHYYCVLMSSGIWQRGEDEEGFYGFLPEDIQKEINRAGRLKCSICKKKGASIGCVSSKCKRSYHFPCGVERGCIFQFKDTFPSYCWKHRPTQKRRPYNSKGSSQCTICLELVEHAPSYNILTTPCCKNAWFHRNCLQCQALSAGVFFFRCPVCNNKEKFQHEMLRMGIHIPEKDASWELEENAYQELLQCYQHCDVKRCLCQHGRDYSEPDSKWEIKRCQYCGSRGIHLACSSLTSWEQNWECIECRTILAKSDGNCQNRRKRSLSMPEKTDTGDGLREDPSPKCPRQSPGSHLSFLIRTPKMICSNAFTQCSQLDLSCTDNRLISPSPLISPSVRSLSLRKSQLRVQKTEVSNILRELKSQINIKPARLNINRQDIWDSALKGFRKRSFNPANNIEVKYINSKTQMDSCHSSKEDFFLLLMLHLQNSSLFEGSFSKNLSFDSQALKDNLYYEAGRMIAVSLVHGGPSPGFFSKTLFNCLVYDTENVKPTVEDVADVDVLLTVEKIKSATTLSSLESAVSDCSEYLATIGCLKPVTALCDKDSLVDEILNYHVIKRTLLPFKSFEQGLKTLGVLEKMQMSPDAFYSILCQKPEELSAKLLGDLFTVHCLQGADKARCLDFWMGYLQETEGGESAVTLEDILVFATGIRNIPPIGFDPEPSVKFLHIKYPIGKRHCNCVELPLTKSYDQFKRTLDFSIRTTLVTTMDSKTK; encoded by the exons ATGAGCGATAACATTACTATCTGCCTTCAGAACCTGA CCTGTGAATTCTGTCAACGGACTGATGACTGTCCTGATAAATATGGAGAAAAAAGGACTTACGAGGACTATAATCTCACTGTTCATTATTACTGTGTG TTAATGTCTAGTGGGATTTGGCAAAGAGGTGAAGATGAAGAAGGGTTTTATGGGTTTTTACCTGAAGACatccagaaagaaattaatcGAGCTGGAAGACTG AAATGTAGTATTTGTAAGAAAAAGGGTGCTTCAATTGGTTGTGTGTCATCCAAATGCAAACGAAGCTACCACTTTCCTTGTGGGGTAGAGAGAGGATGCATTTTCCAGTTCAAGGACACTTTCCC GTCATATTGTTGGAAACACCGGCCTACTCAAAAACGTCGTCCATATAACTCTAAAGGATCATCACAATGTACAATATGTTTGGAACTGGTTGAACATGCACCATCCTACAACATTCTAACAACTCCGTGCTGTAAAAATGCTTGGTTTCATAGAAACTGTCTTCAG TGTCAAGCTCTGAGTGCAGGAGTGTTTTTCTTTAGATGCCCAGTATGTAATAATAAAGAGAAATTTCAGCATGAAATGCTGAGAATGGGCATCCATATTCCAGAAAA AGATGCCTCCTGGGAACTGGAAGAGAATGCATACCAAGAACTTCTTCAGTGCTATCAACACTGTGATGTGAAAAGATGCCTCTGCCAACATGGAAGAGATTACAGTGAGCCAGATAG caaATGGGAGATAAAACGCTGTCAGTACTGTGGTTCCAGAGGAATTCATTTGGCATGTTCCTCGCTAACGAGTTGGGAACAAAATTGGGAATGCATTGAATGTCGAACCATCCTTGCCAAATCAGATG GAAACTGCCAGAACAGGAGAAAGCGTTCTTTGAGTATGCCAGAAAAAACAGATACTGGAGATGGTTTGCGAGAAGATCCATCACCCAAATGCCCAAGACAGTCTCCTGGATCTCATCTTAGTTTCCTCATCAG aacCCCCAAGATGATATGCTCCAATGCCTTTACTCAGTGTTCACAACTGGATCTTTCCTGTACTGATAACAGGCTGATATCCCCATCCCCATTGATCAGTCCTTCAGTGAGAAGTCTGTCACTAAGAAAATC gCAACTCAGagtgcagaaaacagaagttTCAAATATTCTGAGGGAATTAAAATCACAAATTAATATCAAACCAGCAAGATTAAATATCAATAGACAAGACATCTGGGATAGTGCCTTAAAGGGATTTCGAAAGCGCAGCTTCAATCCTGCCAATAATATTGAAGTAAAGTACATAAACAGCAAGACACAGATGGACAGCTGCCATTCATCAAAAGAAGATTTTTTCCTATTATTGATGCTTCACCTTCAGAATTCATCGCTCTTTGAAGGCAGCTTTTCAAAGAATTTGTCTTTTGATTCTCAAG CTCTTAAAGATAATTTATATTATGAAGCTGGAAGAATGATTGCAGTTTCTCTGGTTCATGGAGGCCCATCTCCAGGCTTCTTCTCCAAAACATTGTTTAATTGCCTTGTTTATGACACAGAGAATGTGAAACCAACTGTAGAAGATGTTGCAGATGTGGATGTTTTGCTAACGGTAGAGAAG ATAAAATCTGCAACAACTTTAAGCAGTTTAGAATCAGCAGTAAGTGATTGTTCTGAATATCTTGCCACTATTGGATGTTTGAAACCTGTAACAGCTCTATGTGATAAAGATTCATTGGTGGATGAGATACTGAATTACCATGTCATCAAGAGAACTCTCTTACCTTTTAAAAG CTTTGAACAAGGTTTGAAAACACTTGGTGTTCTGGAAAAAATGCAGATGAGTCCTGATGCATTCTATAGCATACTGTGTCAGAAGCCAGAAGAACTTTCAGCAAAACTTCTTGGTGATCTCTTCACAGTTCACTGTTTACAAGGAGCAGACAAAGCCAGATGTCTTGATTTCTGGATGGGTTACTTGCAGGAAACTGAAG GTGGTGAGTCAGCTGTAACTCTGGAGGACATCTTAGTGTTTGCAACTGGCATTCGGAATATTCCACCCATTGGCTTTGATCCTGAACCTTCAGTTAAATTTCTGCACATAAAGTACCCCATTGGAAAGAGGCACTGTAACTGCGTAGAGCTTCCATTAACAAAATCTTATGACCAGTTCAAAAGAACTCTTGATTTCTCCATCAGAACTACATTAGTCACTACAATGGACTCCAAAACTAAATGA